Proteins co-encoded in one Arachis hypogaea cultivar Tifrunner chromosome 11, arahy.Tifrunner.gnm2.J5K5, whole genome shotgun sequence genomic window:
- the LOC140176076 gene encoding uncharacterized protein: protein MVQRWILNSHLDKHAPLSTYEGRPYIQLSRLDLWTLKARGWVNSNETVIKQHNLDAFQNGPISVYDGFGPNFGDDNRFFDKVEASKRNWWFIPMCWKGHWWLYAFNVAGKQVLVLDSLKCEEATNERRKLDAYAGRLLEDMSKVAIQTYEHTLNGPTIAYASVPVQPNGWDCGIFIIKFMELWTEDCRLHEWDDVYKVFCC from the exons ATGGTCCAGCGCTGGATTCTGAACTCTCACCTTGACAAACACGCACCATTGTCAACCTATGAAGGTAGGCCATATATTCAACTGTCAAGGTTGGATTTGTGGACTTTGAAAGCACGCGGTTGGGTCAATAGCAAT GAAACAGTGATAAAACAGCATAACTTGGATGCATTCCAGAACGGGCCAATTTCAGTGTATGATGGATTCGGTCCAAATTTCGGAGACGATAACAGATTTTTTGACAAAGTGGAGGCATCAAAAAGAAATTGG TGGTTTATTCCAATGTGTTGGAAAGGACACTGGTGGCTGTATGCTTTTAATGTGGCAGGAAAACAGGTGTTGGTACTTGATAGTCTGAAATGTGAGGAAGCCACTAATGAAAGGAGAAAACTAGATGCATATGCA GGTCGATTGCTTGAAGACATGTCCAAAGTGGCTATCCAAACTTACGAGCATACTTTGAATGGCCCAACTATTGCATATGCGTCAGTCCCCGTGCAACCCAACGG CTGGGATTGTGGCATCTTTATAATTAAATTCATGGAGTTATGGACTGAAGATTGTAGACTACATGAATGGGATGAT GTGTATAAGGTCTTTTGCTGTTAG